One window from the genome of Gemmatimonadota bacterium encodes:
- a CDS encoding VWA domain-containing protein, translating into MIGFLAPALLALAVAAAVPILLHLLQRQQGRRVVFPAIRYLRLAEREHARRIRLRQLLLLLLRVAAVMALAFAAARPFLRGGQGEHRPTAVVVVLDNSLSASLVRGDRRLLDELKGLALAATDAAGPDDRFWVIRAAEPWAAAPPGDARAAADLIRGVAPVPAGADLPAALERARGLLGAGADGRVGEIHLLTDGQATEFAGTDAGAGEDDAGPPVLVVAPDRDPPANLGVAAVSLEGGLAPRAGQRVSVGVALAGGRDSTGLRLLAHDTLRAVGRGAAGSVALLMLPAQPEGVLEGRAELEADELRADDRRHYVARVLPPAAVAVVGEAPFVEGALDILADGGRVRRAPARSADVVVSVGGAGLPTRPGAAVIALPPADPVALPALNRALAEAGVPWRVEAQGEAAGDRADAPADPELAALLADVELRTPYRLRAEGDVDAAEVRVRLAGGDPWAVGGALPDGARYLLVAGPLDGREGDVAATAAMVPLVDRLVAGWASAIPEGADLAPGAWVPLPGRADAVVGPEGERIGVEGGAPFRVPPAPGVYRVLAGDSLLGAFAVNPPPRESELTRLDERALRSALGGEARVVAKDDWSREIFRARRGREAWRLAALAALLLLLAEMLVAAGG; encoded by the coding sequence GTGATCGGCTTCCTCGCGCCCGCGCTCCTCGCGCTCGCCGTGGCCGCCGCGGTGCCAATCCTGCTGCACCTCCTTCAGCGCCAGCAGGGCCGGCGCGTGGTGTTCCCGGCCATCCGCTACCTGCGCCTCGCCGAGCGCGAGCACGCGCGGCGGATCCGGCTGCGCCAGCTCCTGCTGCTGCTGCTGCGCGTGGCGGCGGTCATGGCGCTGGCGTTCGCGGCGGCGCGGCCCTTCCTGCGCGGCGGCCAGGGCGAGCACCGGCCCACCGCGGTGGTCGTGGTGCTCGACAACTCTTTGAGCGCGTCGCTCGTGCGCGGCGACCGCCGCCTGCTGGACGAGCTCAAGGGCCTGGCTCTCGCGGCCACCGACGCCGCCGGGCCCGACGACCGCTTCTGGGTCATCCGCGCGGCGGAGCCGTGGGCCGCGGCCCCGCCGGGCGACGCGCGCGCGGCCGCCGATCTGATCCGCGGCGTGGCGCCCGTCCCGGCCGGGGCCGACTTGCCCGCCGCGCTCGAGCGAGCGCGCGGCCTGCTGGGCGCCGGCGCCGACGGCCGCGTGGGGGAAATCCACCTGCTGACCGACGGCCAGGCGACCGAGTTCGCGGGCACCGATGCGGGCGCCGGCGAGGACGACGCCGGGCCGCCGGTGCTCGTGGTCGCGCCGGATCGCGACCCGCCGGCCAACCTGGGCGTCGCGGCCGTGTCGCTGGAGGGCGGGCTCGCGCCGCGCGCCGGCCAGCGCGTCTCGGTGGGAGTCGCGCTCGCGGGCGGGCGGGACTCGACGGGTCTGCGGCTGCTCGCGCACGACACGCTGCGCGCGGTCGGGCGGGGCGCGGCCGGCTCGGTGGCGCTGCTGATGCTGCCCGCGCAGCCGGAGGGCGTGCTGGAGGGTCGCGCCGAGTTGGAGGCCGACGAGCTGCGCGCCGACGACAGGCGCCACTACGTGGCCCGCGTGCTGCCGCCGGCGGCGGTGGCCGTAGTGGGGGAGGCTCCGTTCGTGGAGGGCGCTCTGGACATCCTGGCGGACGGCGGCCGCGTCAGACGCGCGCCGGCGCGCTCGGCCGACGTCGTGGTTTCGGTGGGTGGAGCCGGCCTGCCCACCCGCCCCGGAGCCGCGGTCATCGCCCTGCCACCCGCCGACCCCGTCGCGCTGCCGGCGCTCAACCGCGCCCTGGCCGAGGCGGGCGTACCGTGGCGCGTGGAGGCCCAGGGCGAGGCCGCCGGCGACCGCGCCGACGCGCCGGCGGACCCAGAACTCGCCGCCCTGCTCGCCGACGTGGAGCTGCGCACCCCCTACCGGCTGCGCGCCGAAGGCGACGTGGACGCCGCCGAGGTGCGGGTGCGCCTGGCCGGCGGCGACCCGTGGGCGGTGGGCGGCGCGCTGCCCGACGGCGCGCGCTATCTGCTCGTTGCGGGCCCGCTGGACGGGCGCGAGGGCGACGTCGCGGCCACCGCGGCCATGGTGCCGCTGGTGGACCGGCTGGTGGCGGGCTGGGCCAGCGCCATCCCGGAGGGCGCTGACCTCGCGCCGGGCGCGTGGGTGCCCCTCCCCGGCAGGGCGGACGCCGTGGTGGGGCCCGAGGGGGAGCGCATCGGCGTCGAGGGCGGCGCCCCGTTTCGCGTACCGCCCGCGCCCGGCGTCTACCGCGTCCTCGCGGGCGACTCCCTGCTGGGCGCGTTCGCCGTCAACCCGCCGCCCCGCGAGTCCGAATTGACGCGGCTGGACGAGCGCGCGTTGCGCTCCGCGCTCGGAGGGGAGGCGCGCGTCGTGGCGAAGGACGACTGGTCGCGCGAGATCTTCCGCGCCCGGCGCGGCCGCGAGGCGTGGCGGCTCGCCGCCCTGGCGGCGCTGCTGCTGCTTCTCGCCGAGATGCTGGTCGCCGCTGGCGGC
- a CDS encoding DUF58 domain-containing protein: protein MANPAQARGARRPDLLAPQELRGLGGLEYVARNVVEGFLTGLHRSPHRGFSVEFAEHRPYQAGDDLRYMDWRTVARTDRYFVKQFEQDTNLRAYLLLDASASMGWSSDPDRIPTKLWYAKQLAAALAFLLLRQGDAVGALAFDEHVRDRVGAHGGRRHWLEVGRLLQGAEPAGDTGAETALREAAQMLRRRGLVILFSDLLVDADETRLALRYLRHRGHEVLVFHLLDPGERELPGVGDARFVDPETGDELPVTVADLRAEYRASVAGAIAEWRRSLRPNGIDYVLLDTSRPFAFGLREYMRKRQRLA, encoded by the coding sequence ATGGCGAACCCGGCCCAAGCGCGCGGCGCCCGGCGCCCCGACCTGCTGGCTCCGCAGGAGCTGCGCGGGCTGGGAGGGCTGGAGTACGTCGCCCGCAACGTGGTCGAGGGATTCCTGACGGGCCTCCACCGCTCTCCGCACAGGGGTTTTTCGGTGGAGTTCGCCGAGCATCGGCCGTACCAGGCCGGAGACGACCTGCGCTACATGGACTGGCGCACGGTCGCCCGCACCGACCGCTACTTCGTAAAGCAGTTCGAGCAGGATACCAACCTGCGCGCGTATCTGCTCCTGGACGCCAGCGCGTCGATGGGGTGGAGCTCCGACCCCGACCGCATCCCCACCAAGCTGTGGTACGCCAAGCAGCTGGCCGCGGCGCTCGCGTTCCTGCTGCTGAGGCAGGGCGACGCCGTGGGCGCGCTCGCGTTCGACGAGCACGTCCGCGACCGCGTGGGCGCGCACGGCGGGCGGCGGCACTGGCTGGAGGTGGGTCGGCTGCTGCAGGGAGCCGAGCCCGCGGGCGACACGGGGGCCGAGACCGCGCTGCGGGAAGCGGCCCAGATGCTGCGCCGGCGCGGCCTGGTGATCCTGTTCTCGGATTTGCTCGTGGACGCGGACGAGACGCGCCTCGCACTCCGCTACCTGCGCCACAGGGGACACGAGGTGTTGGTCTTCCACCTGCTGGACCCGGGCGAACGCGAGCTGCCCGGCGTGGGCGACGCCCGCTTCGTGGATCCCGAAACGGGCGACGAGCTCCCGGTGACGGTCGCCGATCTGCGCGCCGAGTACCGCGCCTCTGTGGCGGGGGCCATAGCGGAGTGGCGGCGGTCGCTCAGGCCGAACGGCATCGACTACGTCCTTCTCGATACCTCCCGGCCGTTCGCTTTCGGCCTGCGTGAGTACATGCGTAAGCGGCAGCGCCTGGCGTGA
- a CDS encoding ROK family protein, whose protein sequence is MRWIVGVDIGGTNVVVGALPEDGSALVGVQKVPTEAARGPKHVVDRIVGLIGDAVDAAVAEGAARADVAGVGIGSPGPLDRASGTVIETPNLGWRNFPLRDLISNAVGLPATLDNDANCATYGEWWLGAGQDVDTLVGLTLGTGIGGGIVLGGRVYHGANDVAGELGHTTIDSTGRKCKCGNYGCLEAYASGPAIAARAVEGLMSGAESILPDLVGGRLEALTAAVVYEGVVLGDGFADEVMKETAKFLGAGIANVINSLNPEMVVVAGGVTRAGEHLFQPLRAEVRRRAFTHAQEACRIVPGALEGTAGLIGAAGVFRTERLRDE, encoded by the coding sequence ATGCGCTGGATCGTGGGCGTGGACATCGGCGGCACGAACGTCGTCGTGGGCGCTCTGCCGGAGGACGGCAGCGCGCTCGTCGGCGTGCAGAAGGTCCCCACCGAGGCGGCGCGCGGGCCCAAGCACGTCGTGGATCGCATCGTCGGCCTGATCGGCGACGCCGTGGACGCCGCCGTGGCGGAGGGAGCGGCGAGGGCCGACGTCGCGGGCGTGGGGATCGGTTCGCCGGGCCCCCTGGACCGCGCCAGCGGCACCGTCATCGAGACGCCGAACCTGGGCTGGCGCAACTTTCCGCTGCGCGACCTGATCTCTAACGCCGTCGGACTTCCCGCGACGCTCGACAACGACGCCAACTGCGCGACTTACGGCGAGTGGTGGCTGGGCGCGGGTCAGGACGTGGACACGCTGGTCGGGCTGACGCTGGGAACCGGAATCGGCGGCGGGATCGTGCTCGGCGGCCGCGTCTACCACGGCGCCAACGACGTGGCCGGAGAGCTGGGCCACACCACCATCGATTCCACCGGGCGCAAGTGTAAATGCGGCAACTACGGCTGTCTGGAGGCGTACGCGTCGGGTCCGGCGATCGCGGCCAGGGCGGTGGAGGGCCTGATGAGCGGGGCGGAGAGCATCCTGCCCGACCTCGTGGGAGGCCGGCTGGAGGCTCTGACCGCGGCCGTCGTGTACGAGGGCGTGGTGCTCGGCGACGGCTTCGCCGACGAAGTGATGAAGGAGACCGCCAAGTTCCTCGGCGCCGGCATCGCCAACGTGATCAACTCGCTGAACCCCGAAATGGTGGTCGTGGCCGGGGGCGTTACGCGCGCGGGCGAACACCTCTTCCAGCCGCTCCGCGCCGAGGTCAGGCGCCGCGCGTTCACGCACGCGCAGGAGGCGTGTCGCATCGTGCCCGGCGCGCTGGAAGGGACCGCCGGCCTGATCGGCGCGGCGGGCGTGTTCAGAACGGAGCGGCTGCGCGACGAGTGA
- the lepA gene encoding translation elongation factor 4 produces the protein MQLDRIRNFCIVAHIDHGKSTLADRLLERTASLEAREMKEQVLDSIDLERERGITIKLHAVRMDYLAPDGTAYELNLIDTPGHVDFTYEVSRSLAACEGAVLVVDASQGVQAQTMSNLFLAMEAGLEIVPVLNKIDLPGAEPERRRAELVDLLGVEPEEILAVSAKEGTGVDELLEAIVRRVPAPQGDPSAPLRALIFDSFYDKYRGAVPSVRVVDGHIRPGMRIGFGAHDATYEVDEVGYLLLRRVPQPRLEAGEVGYVTAAIKRVGDTRVGDTVIDADNPPAGLLAGYKDVRPMVFSGIYTTESDQYEDLRDALEKLKLNDASLFYEPETSTALGFGFRCGFLGLLHMEIVRERLQREFDLDLISTVPNVEYRIVLTNDERMEIENPSAMPDRVRINRVEEPYVRAHIVSPAEFIGNVQKLCHERRAEHVSMQYIDTERVEFTYDMPLAEIVLDFYDRLKGSTRGYAGLDWEPLEYRANDLVRLDMLINGDPVDAFSVIIHADKAFEYGRSLAVKLKELIPRQMFEVAIQAAIGNKVIARTTVKALRKQVTAKCYGGDITRKRKLLEKQREGKKRMKQVGTVDIPQEAFLAVLQVED, from the coding sequence TTGCAGCTCGACCGCATCCGCAACTTCTGTATCGTCGCCCACATCGACCACGGGAAGTCCACCCTGGCCGATCGGCTGCTCGAGCGCACCGCCTCGCTCGAGGCGCGGGAGATGAAGGAACAGGTCCTGGACTCCATCGACCTCGAGCGCGAGCGCGGGATCACCATCAAGCTGCACGCGGTCCGCATGGACTATCTCGCCCCGGACGGCACCGCCTACGAGCTGAACCTGATCGACACACCCGGGCACGTCGATTTCACCTACGAAGTGTCGCGTTCGCTGGCCGCCTGCGAGGGTGCCGTGCTGGTGGTGGACGCGAGCCAGGGTGTGCAGGCGCAGACGATGTCCAACCTCTTCCTGGCCATGGAGGCCGGGCTCGAGATCGTGCCGGTGCTCAACAAGATCGATCTGCCGGGCGCGGAACCCGAGCGCCGGCGCGCGGAGTTGGTCGACCTGCTGGGAGTGGAGCCCGAGGAGATCCTGGCCGTGTCCGCCAAGGAGGGCACCGGCGTGGACGAGCTGCTGGAGGCCATCGTGCGGCGGGTGCCCGCCCCCCAGGGAGACCCCTCCGCGCCGCTGCGCGCCCTGATCTTCGACTCGTTCTACGACAAGTACCGCGGCGCCGTGCCCAGCGTGCGCGTGGTGGACGGCCATATCCGGCCGGGCATGCGCATAGGCTTCGGCGCGCACGACGCGACCTACGAGGTGGACGAGGTGGGTTATCTGCTACTGCGCCGCGTGCCCCAGCCGCGGCTCGAAGCTGGCGAGGTGGGCTACGTGACCGCGGCCATCAAGCGGGTGGGGGACACGCGGGTGGGAGACACCGTCATCGACGCCGACAATCCGCCCGCCGGGCTGCTGGCCGGCTACAAGGATGTCAGGCCGATGGTGTTCAGCGGCATCTACACCACCGAGTCCGACCAGTACGAGGACCTGCGGGACGCGCTCGAGAAGCTCAAGCTGAACGACGCCAGCCTGTTCTACGAGCCCGAGACGTCGACCGCGCTGGGATTCGGGTTCCGCTGCGGCTTCCTGGGGCTGCTGCACATGGAGATCGTGCGCGAGCGGCTGCAGCGGGAGTTCGACCTGGACCTGATCTCCACCGTGCCCAACGTGGAGTACCGCATCGTGCTCACCAACGACGAGCGCATGGAGATCGAGAACCCCAGCGCCATGCCGGACCGCGTGCGCATCAATCGCGTGGAGGAGCCATACGTGCGCGCGCACATCGTCTCGCCCGCGGAGTTCATCGGCAACGTCCAGAAGCTGTGCCACGAGCGCCGCGCCGAGCACGTGTCCATGCAGTACATCGACACCGAGCGGGTGGAGTTCACCTACGACATGCCGCTCGCCGAGATCGTGCTGGACTTCTACGATCGGTTGAAGGGCTCCACGCGCGGGTACGCGGGGCTGGACTGGGAGCCGCTGGAGTATCGGGCGAACGACCTGGTGCGCCTGGACATGCTGATCAACGGCGACCCGGTAGACGCCTTCAGCGTGATCATCCACGCCGACAAGGCGTTCGAGTACGGGCGCTCGCTGGCGGTCAAGCTGAAGGAGCTGATCCCGCGCCAGATGTTCGAGGTGGCGATCCAGGCCGCGATCGGCAACAAGGTGATCGCGCGCACCACCGTGAAGGCCCTGCGCAAGCAGGTGACCGCCAAGTGCTACGGCGGCGACATTACGCGCAAGCGCAAGCTGCTGGAGAAGCAGCGGGAGGGGAAGAAGCGCATGAAGCAGGTGGGCACCGTGGACATCCCGCAGGAGGCCTTCCTGGCGGTGCTGCAGGTGGAGGACTGA